In one Pseudomonas hydrolytica genomic region, the following are encoded:
- the malF gene encoding maltose ABC transporter permease MalF, which translates to MKLFSLPSLRAGLRWSLWGLFNALALYLVLALYAQQQLAFALLGLVVTGIASYVFISRRAYAHRYIYPALAGMLVFVIFPLLYTVGIGFTNYSGSNLLSFEQVQRYHLRQTYLAGERYGFSLHRGEDEELRLRVDKGERGVFVSPPLTGDAAGEPLALRAEREPGELGEALALREVIQRRAELEQWVLRSTDGELLRLFGLREVAAVKPLYRLLEGGDLLNTRSNERLVADHGIGFYVDSHGNKVAPGFTVFAGTSNFTRVLTDPSIRGPFLEIFVWTVAFAGLTVLFTLAVGLVLASLLQWDLVRGKAFYRLMLILPYAVPAFISILVFRGLFNQNFGEINLLLNGLFGMRPDWFSDPTLARSMILIVNTWLGYPYMLLLCMGLLQAIPRDLYEASAMDGATPLDNLLKITLPLLIKPLAPLLIASFAFNFNNFVLITLLTRGGPDIIGATTPAGTTDLLVSYTYRIAFQDSGQNFALAAAIATLIFLVVGALAWLNLKLSKVKV; encoded by the coding sequence ATGAAACTGTTTTCCCTGCCGTCGCTGCGTGCCGGCCTGCGCTGGAGCCTGTGGGGCCTGTTCAACGCCCTGGCGCTGTACCTGGTGCTGGCGCTCTATGCCCAGCAGCAGCTGGCCTTCGCCCTGCTCGGCCTGGTGGTCACCGGCATCGCCAGTTACGTGTTCATCAGCCGCCGTGCCTACGCCCATCGCTACATCTATCCGGCGTTGGCGGGCATGCTGGTGTTCGTCATCTTTCCGCTGCTGTACACCGTGGGCATCGGCTTCACCAACTACAGCGGCAGCAACCTGCTGAGCTTCGAACAGGTGCAGCGCTACCACCTGCGCCAGACCTACCTGGCCGGCGAGCGCTACGGCTTCAGCCTGCATCGCGGCGAGGATGAAGAGCTGCGCCTGCGTGTCGACAAGGGCGAGCGCGGCGTGTTCGTCTCGCCGCCGCTGACTGGCGATGCGGCCGGCGAGCCGCTGGCGCTGAGGGCCGAACGCGAACCCGGCGAGCTGGGCGAGGCACTGGCGCTGCGCGAGGTGATCCAGCGCCGCGCCGAGCTGGAGCAGTGGGTGCTGCGCAGCACCGACGGCGAGCTGCTGCGCCTCTTCGGTCTGCGCGAGGTGGCGGCGGTCAAGCCGTTGTACCGCCTGCTGGAGGGGGGCGATCTGCTCAACACCCGCAGCAACGAGCGCCTGGTGGCCGACCATGGCATCGGCTTCTACGTCGACAGCCACGGCAACAAGGTGGCGCCGGGCTTCACCGTGTTCGCCGGAACCAGCAACTTCACCCGGGTACTGACCGACCCGAGCATTCGCGGCCCGTTCCTGGAGATCTTCGTCTGGACCGTGGCCTTCGCCGGCCTCACCGTGCTCTTCACCCTGGCCGTGGGCCTGGTGCTGGCCAGCCTGCTGCAGTGGGATCTGGTGCGCGGCAAGGCGTTCTACCGGCTGATGCTGATCCTGCCTTACGCGGTGCCGGCGTTCATTTCCATCCTGGTATTTCGCGGCCTGTTCAACCAGAACTTCGGTGAGATCAACCTGTTGCTCAACGGCCTGTTCGGCATGCGCCCGGACTGGTTCAGCGACCCGACCCTGGCCCGCTCGATGATCCTCATCGTCAACACCTGGCTGGGTTACCCCTACATGCTGCTGCTGTGCATGGGCCTGCTGCAGGCCATTCCGCGCGACCTCTACGAGGCCTCGGCGATGGATGGCGCCACGCCCCTGGACAACCTGCTGAAGATCACCCTGCCGCTTTTGATCAAGCCGCTGGCGCCGCTTTTGATCGCCAGCTTCGCCTTCAACTTCAACAACTTCGTGCTGATCACCCTGCTGACTCGCGGCGGCCCGGACATCATCGGCGCCACCACCCCGGCCGGCACCACCGATCTGCTGGTGAGCTACACCTACCGCATCGCCTTCCAGGACTCCGGGCAGAACTTCGCCCTGGCGGCGGCCATCGCCACGCTGATCTTCCTGGTGGTGGGCGCACTGGCCTGGCTCAACCTGAAACTGTCGAAAGTCAAAGTCTGA
- a CDS encoding alpha-glucosidase, with protein MAVIRKDWWRGGVIYQVYPRSFLDSNDDGIGDLPGVLAKLDYIASLNVDAIWLSPFFTSPMKDFGYDVSDYRGVDPIFGTLDDFRALVAAAHERGLRIIIDQVLNHCSDQHPWFAESRTSRSNDKADWFVWADPNPDGTPPNNWLSVFGGSAWTWEGRRKQYYLHNFLASQPDLNFHCEAVQQQLLDDMEFWLQLGVDGFRLDAANFYFHDQALRNNPPNLDIREGGIGVRVDNPYAYQRHLYDKTQPQNLDFLRRLRALLERYPGTATVAEIGCDDSLRTMAAYTSGGDTLHMAYSFDLLTAQCSPAYIRSTIEAIEGELGDGWPCWSVGNHDVVRVMSRWAHEGEATPERGRLLMSLLLSLRGSVCLYQGEELGLPEAELAFEDLVDPYGITFWPEFKGRDGCRTPMPWVRDGVHAGFSSQQPWLPLDERHRALAVDVQEDDSASMLNSYRRFLAWRQEQPLLIDGDIQVRYHDDDLLVFERRLGEQAWLCLFNLGDRERRYDLPLMVEPLEGVPSSTAEFLGSWVHLPAHGFGFARLLG; from the coding sequence ATGGCTGTTATTCGCAAGGACTGGTGGCGCGGCGGCGTCATCTACCAGGTCTACCCACGCAGTTTTCTCGACAGCAACGACGACGGCATCGGCGATCTGCCCGGCGTGCTGGCCAAACTCGATTACATCGCCAGCCTCAACGTCGACGCCATCTGGCTGTCGCCGTTCTTCACCTCGCCGATGAAGGATTTTGGCTACGACGTCTCCGACTATCGCGGCGTCGACCCGATCTTCGGCACGCTCGACGACTTCCGGGCGCTGGTCGCGGCCGCCCACGAGCGCGGCCTGCGCATCATCATCGATCAGGTGCTCAACCACTGCTCCGATCAGCATCCCTGGTTCGCCGAGAGCCGTACCAGCCGCAGCAACGACAAGGCGGACTGGTTCGTCTGGGCCGACCCCAACCCGGACGGCACGCCGCCGAACAACTGGCTGTCGGTATTCGGCGGTTCGGCCTGGACCTGGGAGGGCCGGCGCAAGCAGTACTACCTGCACAACTTCCTGGCCAGCCAGCCGGACCTAAACTTCCACTGCGAGGCGGTGCAGCAGCAACTGCTCGACGACATGGAGTTCTGGCTGCAGCTGGGCGTCGACGGCTTCCGCCTGGACGCCGCCAACTTCTACTTTCACGACCAGGCGCTGCGCAACAATCCGCCGAACCTGGACATCCGCGAGGGCGGCATCGGCGTGCGCGTCGACAACCCCTACGCCTACCAGCGCCACCTCTACGACAAGACCCAGCCGCAGAACCTCGACTTCCTGCGCCGCCTGCGTGCGCTGCTGGAGCGCTACCCCGGCACCGCCACGGTGGCCGAGATCGGCTGCGACGATTCGCTCCGCACCATGGCCGCCTACACCAGTGGCGGCGATACCCTGCACATGGCCTATTCCTTCGATCTGCTCACCGCGCAGTGCAGCCCGGCCTACATCCGCAGCACCATCGAAGCCATCGAGGGCGAGCTGGGCGACGGCTGGCCCTGCTGGTCGGTGGGCAACCACGACGTGGTGCGGGTGATGAGCCGCTGGGCCCACGAGGGCGAAGCCACCCCGGAGCGCGGCCGTCTGCTGATGTCGCTGCTGCTGTCGCTGCGGGGCAGCGTCTGCCTGTACCAGGGCGAGGAGCTCGGTCTGCCCGAGGCGGAACTGGCCTTCGAGGACCTGGTCGACCCCTACGGCATCACCTTCTGGCCGGAGTTCAAGGGGCGCGACGGCTGCCGCACGCCGATGCCCTGGGTACGCGACGGCGTCCATGCCGGCTTCTCCAGCCAGCAACCCTGGCTGCCGCTGGACGAACGCCACCGCGCTCTGGCCGTGGACGTGCAGGAGGACGACAGCGCCTCGATGCTCAACAGCTACCGGCGCTTTCTCGCCTGGCGCCAGGAGCAGCCGCTGCTGATCGACGGCGATATTCAGGTGCGCTACCACGACGACGACCTGCTGGTGTTCGAACGGCGTCTGGGCGAGCAGGCCTGGCTGTGCCTGTTCAACCTGGGCGACCGCGAGCGCCGCTACGACCTGCCGCTGATGGTCGAGCCGCTGGAGGGCGTGCCGTCCAGCACGGCCGAGTTCCTCGGCAGTTGGGTACACTTGCCGGCCCATGGGTTCGGCTTCGCCCGCCTCCTGGGCTAG
- the malK gene encoding maltose/maltodextrin ABC transporter ATP-binding protein MalK codes for MASVTLRNICKHYDGTAITRNIDLDIEDGEFVVFVGPSGCGKSTLLRLIAGLEEISSGELLIDGQRVNDLPPKDRSVGMVFQSYALYPHMTVAENMAFGLKLAKIGKAQIRSKVEEVSRILQLDHLLERKPKDLSGGQRQRVAIGRTLVREPKVFLFDEPLSNLDAFLRVQMRIEISRLHQRLKSTMIYVTHDQVEAMTMADKIVVLEAGRIAQVGAPLELYHYPRNRFVAGFIGSPQMNFLQVRALSASSEAVEIEMPGGYRMRVLVDGTGVEPGEELTLGVRPEHFVAAEQADFAFYGQISVAERLGDHNLIYLSLEGVEHIITLRSDGDRRVAVGDTFAAGLMANKCHLFRADGQACPRHYREPAIYG; via the coding sequence ATGGCCAGCGTTACCCTGCGCAACATCTGCAAGCACTACGACGGCACCGCCATCACCCGCAACATCGACCTGGACATCGAGGACGGCGAATTCGTGGTCTTCGTCGGCCCGTCCGGCTGCGGCAAGTCCACCCTGCTGCGGCTGATCGCCGGGCTGGAGGAAATCAGCTCCGGCGAGCTGCTGATCGACGGTCAGCGGGTCAACGACCTGCCGCCCAAGGATCGCTCGGTGGGCATGGTGTTCCAGTCCTACGCCCTCTACCCGCACATGACGGTGGCGGAGAACATGGCCTTCGGCCTCAAGCTGGCCAAGATCGGCAAGGCGCAGATCCGCAGCAAGGTGGAGGAGGTCTCGCGCATCCTGCAGCTCGATCATCTGCTCGAACGCAAGCCCAAGGACCTCTCCGGCGGCCAGCGCCAGCGCGTCGCCATCGGCCGTACCCTGGTGCGCGAGCCCAAGGTGTTCTTGTTCGACGAGCCGCTGTCGAACCTCGACGCCTTCCTGCGCGTGCAGATGCGCATCGAGATCTCGCGCCTGCACCAGCGCCTGAAGTCCACCATGATCTACGTCACCCACGACCAGGTCGAAGCCATGACCATGGCCGACAAGATCGTCGTGCTCGAGGCCGGGCGCATCGCCCAGGTCGGCGCGCCGCTGGAGCTCTACCACTACCCGCGCAACCGCTTCGTCGCCGGCTTCATCGGCTCGCCGCAGATGAACTTCCTCCAGGTGCGCGCGCTCAGCGCCAGCAGCGAGGCGGTGGAGATCGAGATGCCCGGTGGCTACCGCATGCGAGTGCTGGTCGACGGCACCGGCGTCGAGCCCGGCGAGGAGCTGACCCTGGGCGTGCGCCCGGAACACTTCGTCGCGGCCGAGCAGGCCGACTTCGCCTTCTACGGGCAGATCAGCGTGGCCGAGCGCCTGGGCGACCACAACCTGATCTACCTGAGCCTGGAAGGGGTGGAGCACATCATCACCCTGCGCAGCGACGGCGACCGCCGCGTGGCGGTGGGCGATACCTTCGCCGCGGGCCTGATGGCCAACAAGTGCCACCTGTTCCGCGCCGATGGCCAGGCCTGCCCGCGGCATTATCGCGAGCCGGCGATCTACGGCTGA
- a CDS encoding glutathione S-transferase, translated as MQLIGMLDSPYVRRVAISQQLLGLRFEHRALSVFSTFDEFQRINPLVKAPTLICDDCTVLIDSGLILDYAETLAAPRSLMPSVLAQRTQSLRRIGLALAACEKSVQVVYEHELRPSEKLHQPWLDRVTGQLHAALQALQDEWEGLVPELSEANIDQAVVSTAVAWQFAVQMLPELIDPARYPALAELSDRAERLTPFRAAPHGLGTFGGSV; from the coding sequence ATGCAGCTGATCGGAATGCTCGACTCACCCTACGTTCGCCGCGTGGCGATCTCCCAGCAGCTGCTCGGGTTGCGTTTCGAACACCGCGCCCTGTCGGTGTTCAGCACCTTCGACGAGTTCCAGCGGATCAACCCGCTGGTCAAGGCGCCGACCCTGATCTGCGACGACTGCACCGTGCTGATCGACTCCGGCCTGATCCTCGACTACGCCGAGACCTTGGCCGCGCCGCGCAGCCTGATGCCGAGCGTGCTGGCGCAACGCACGCAGTCGCTGCGTCGCATCGGCTTGGCCCTGGCCGCCTGCGAGAAGAGCGTACAGGTGGTCTACGAGCATGAGCTGAGACCGAGCGAGAAGCTGCACCAGCCCTGGCTGGACCGGGTGACCGGCCAGCTGCACGCGGCCCTGCAGGCGCTGCAGGACGAGTGGGAAGGGCTGGTGCCCGAACTGAGCGAGGCGAACATCGACCAGGCCGTCGTCAGCACGGCGGTGGCCTGGCAGTTTGCCGTGCAGATGCTCCCCGAACTGATCGACCCGGCGCGCTATCCGGCGCTGGCCGAACTCTCCGACCGCGCCGAACGCCTGACACCCTTTCGCGCGGCGCCGCATGGATTGGGAACCTTTGGCGGCTCGGTTTGA
- the malG gene encoding maltose ABC transporter permease MalG, with the protein MAMVQPKSVKYRLWLTHAGLLGFIALIVFPLLMVVSISFREGNFATGSLLPDNPTLEHWSLALGIPYQHADGSVTQPPFPVLTWLWNSVKIAFISSALILLLSTTSAYAFARMRFAGKGPILKGMLIFQMFPPVLSLVAIYALFDQLGKHAGWLGVNSHGAVIVASLGGMALHIWTIKGYFESIDASLEEAAIVDGATTWQAFVHILLPMSVPILAVVFILAFITSITEYPIASVLLLDVDKLTLSVGAQQYLYEQNYLWGDFAAAAVLSGLPITLVFLYCQKWIVGGLTAGGVKG; encoded by the coding sequence ATGGCGATGGTGCAACCGAAATCCGTGAAATACCGCCTGTGGCTGACCCATGCCGGTCTGCTCGGCTTCATCGCGCTGATCGTCTTCCCGCTGCTGATGGTGGTGTCGATCAGCTTCCGCGAAGGCAACTTCGCCACCGGCAGCCTGCTGCCGGACAACCCGACCCTGGAACACTGGTCGCTGGCCCTCGGCATTCCCTACCAGCATGCCGACGGCTCGGTGACCCAGCCGCCGTTCCCGGTGCTGACCTGGCTGTGGAACTCGGTGAAGATCGCCTTCATCAGCTCGGCGCTGATCCTGCTGCTGTCGACCACCAGCGCCTATGCCTTCGCCCGTATGCGCTTCGCCGGCAAGGGGCCGATCCTCAAGGGCATGCTGATCTTCCAGATGTTCCCGCCGGTGCTGTCGCTGGTGGCCATCTACGCCCTGTTCGACCAGCTCGGCAAGCACGCCGGCTGGCTCGGGGTGAACAGCCATGGGGCGGTGATCGTCGCCTCGCTCGGCGGCATGGCTCTGCATATCTGGACCATCAAGGGCTACTTCGAAAGCATCGACGCCTCGCTGGAGGAGGCCGCCATCGTCGACGGCGCCACCACCTGGCAGGCCTTCGTGCACATCCTGCTGCCGATGAGCGTGCCGATCCTCGCCGTGGTGTTCATCCTCGCCTTCATCACCAGCATCACCGAATACCCCATCGCCTCGGTGCTGCTGCTGGATGTGGACAAGCTGACCCTGTCGGTCGGCGCCCAGCAGTACCTGTACGAGCAGAATTATCTGTGGGGCGATTTCGCCGCCGCCGCCGTGCTCTCCGGTCTGCCGATCACCCTGGTATTCCTCTATTGCCAGAAGTGGATAGTCGGTGGGCTGACTGCGGGGGGCGTGAAGGGGTAG
- a CDS encoding DUF502 domain-containing protein: protein MAVLLLLFCFLAGLLAKTDTASRALQTLEDKLLGNLPGYQIVKDATSRFASMDNIEGAKVVMVIQDSGYRFGLALEAQNDWLLVYMPDGGPAGDAAGEVQMLLKDAVIITEIPWLSLLACLRRGGRGALELAAPYLRDSA, encoded by the coding sequence GTGGCCGTCCTCCTGCTGCTGTTTTGCTTTCTGGCCGGTTTGCTGGCAAAGACAGATACTGCATCGCGAGCCCTACAAACTCTTGAAGACAAATTGCTGGGCAATTTACCTGGCTATCAAATAGTGAAAGACGCGACCTCACGATTCGCCAGCATGGACAATATCGAAGGGGCCAAAGTCGTGATGGTTATTCAAGACAGCGGTTATCGGTTCGGTTTGGCCTTGGAAGCTCAGAATGATTGGCTTCTTGTGTACATGCCGGATGGTGGACCTGCAGGAGACGCGGCCGGGGAAGTGCAGATGTTGTTGAAGGATGCGGTGATCATTACGGAGATACCCTGGCTATCACTTCTCGCCTGCCTGCGTCGTGGAGGGAGGGGAGCATTGGAGCTTGCTGCTCCCTATCTACGAGATAGCGCCTAA
- the malE gene encoding maltose/maltodextrin ABC transporter substrate-binding protein MalE, whose protein sequence is MNKTLLSAVAIGLAATLSHSLPAQAAIEEGKLVIWINGDKGYKGLAKVGERFTADTGIAVEVAHPDSATDKFQQAAATGNGPDIFIWAHDRLGEWAQSGLISPITPSAKTQGEIEDFAWDAVTYGGKLWGYPMAVESIGLLYNKALVPTPPATFDEVLKLNAELAKSGKRAILWDYNNTYFTWPLLAANGGYVFADNDGGYDTSRTGVNSDGAKQGAQTLKALIDAGVMPKGADYSVAEAAFNKGESAMFISGPWAWANAKKSGIDFGVAPIPAVGDAPSRPFSGVMAAALNAASPNQALAVEFLENYLLQVEGLKTVSADVPLGAVPNKAYMAELASDPLIKATFDNAQLGRPMPNVPEMGAFWSAMAPALTNITSGRQTVDAALDDAAKRIAK, encoded by the coding sequence ATGAACAAGACGCTGCTCAGCGCAGTCGCCATCGGCCTTGCCGCCACCCTGAGCCATTCCCTGCCGGCCCAGGCCGCCATCGAGGAAGGCAAGCTGGTCATCTGGATCAACGGCGACAAGGGCTACAAGGGCCTGGCCAAGGTCGGCGAGCGCTTCACCGCCGACACCGGTATCGCCGTGGAGGTGGCCCACCCGGACAGCGCCACCGACAAGTTCCAGCAGGCCGCCGCCACCGGCAACGGCCCGGACATCTTCATCTGGGCCCACGACCGCCTCGGCGAATGGGCGCAGAGCGGGTTGATCTCGCCGATCACCCCCAGTGCCAAGACCCAGGGCGAGATCGAGGATTTCGCCTGGGACGCGGTGACCTACGGCGGCAAGCTGTGGGGCTACCCGATGGCGGTGGAGTCCATCGGCCTGCTCTACAACAAGGCTCTGGTGCCGACGCCTCCGGCCACCTTCGACGAGGTGCTGAAACTCAACGCCGAGCTGGCCAAGTCCGGCAAGCGCGCCATTCTCTGGGATTACAACAACACCTACTTCACCTGGCCGCTGCTGGCCGCCAACGGCGGCTACGTGTTCGCCGACAACGACGGCGGCTATGACACCAGCCGCACCGGGGTCAACAGCGACGGCGCCAAGCAGGGCGCGCAAACCCTCAAGGCGCTGATCGACGCCGGGGTGATGCCTAAGGGCGCCGACTACAGCGTCGCCGAGGCAGCCTTCAACAAGGGCGAGTCGGCCATGTTCATCAGCGGCCCCTGGGCCTGGGCCAACGCCAAGAAGAGCGGCATCGACTTCGGCGTGGCGCCGATCCCCGCCGTGGGCGATGCCCCCAGCCGACCCTTCAGCGGGGTGATGGCCGCCGCGCTGAACGCTGCCAGCCCCAACCAGGCGCTGGCCGTGGAGTTCCTCGAGAACTACCTGCTGCAGGTCGAAGGCCTCAAGACCGTGAGCGCCGACGTGCCGCTCGGCGCCGTGCCGAACAAGGCCTACATGGCCGAGCTGGCCAGCGACCCGCTGATCAAGGCCACCTTCGACAACGCCCAGCTCGGCCGGCCGATGCCCAACGTGCCGGAAATGGGCGCCTTCTGGTCGGCCATGGCACCGGCGCTGACCAACATCACCTCCGGTCGCCAGACCGTGGACGCCGCGCTGGACGACGCTGCCAAGCGCATCGCCAAGTGA
- the malT gene encoding HTH-type transcriptional regulator MalT codes for MTTAARPPLPLIPAKLAAPSIHPGLLPRPRFDEWLQRLPQVRLAVLQAPSGFGKTVLASQWAAAFAGAVAWLNLDGNDNSPRQFGRYLLNALHRQLEGGCPQCVNRAEQGDDGLDGLLTRLLAELPAEHPPLLLVLDEFEALRNREVIAALRFFLRNTPPWLTLLVCSRGLPDLGVAELRVKRQLLALDASHLAFELDEVQSLLELGLPIAINREQVERLNRRIGGWPCALQLTLQEVQTGRGMDLFLEALQLGHPYVRDYFREQVLYGLDGATQDFLQSTCLLERFSAPLADRLTDSCNGREMLENLERSGLFIQAVDPLRQWFAYHPLFASFLRNELSTHHPQRMGELHLRAAEALLEEKMAEEAARHALLAHDPQRVAQILETHGRHFYRQGRLELLQRCLAVLPESRVAESPLFTLLQAWASQNQYQSDQVERWLQAGEAVQREQFSAEQWQRIEAEYQAVRAQVAINQGDQQRAMAFARQALALEPLTMRTSRVAALSVLAESHFVQGDLAKAQHQHEENVRRAQQINASHPVLWSLGQLSEIAVAQGHLQKAYNLQERALQYIEQEKLPVTPIMEFIHRVRGQVLLEWHHLDAAEQCALQGLEILDTVGDHWFLQCYVLLARVAHARGQQSQCADYIGRLKTLLAGDDYHIDWQANAHAVMLTYWDSTQDKDSIRQWLATAPPLKPGANHFAQGNARNHVRAYLALNQGDRALPILRQLQLDAERHQLVMDQNRNHILQALAYWQREERQSSLDHLHQALTLASGTGAIGSFLRLGKPLIAMLKALQHERRLDELEHQRAERLIQLAQQQRDFSRAIRITLDEAVIQDIINRPDVPELIRHSPLTRREWQVLSLIHAGLSNEQISEHLNVAPTTIKTHIRSLYQKLAITQRSEAVQLARSLLSKIQGE; via the coding sequence ATGACCACAGCGGCCCGTCCGCCACTGCCTTTGATACCGGCCAAGCTGGCCGCGCCGTCCATTCATCCCGGCCTGCTGCCGCGGCCGCGCTTCGACGAGTGGCTGCAGCGTCTGCCCCAGGTGCGCCTGGCCGTGCTGCAGGCGCCCAGCGGCTTCGGCAAGACCGTGCTGGCCAGCCAGTGGGCCGCGGCCTTCGCCGGCGCCGTGGCCTGGCTCAACCTCGACGGCAACGACAACAGCCCGCGGCAGTTCGGCCGTTACCTGCTCAATGCCCTGCATCGCCAGCTCGAGGGCGGTTGTCCGCAGTGCGTCAATCGCGCCGAGCAGGGCGACGACGGCCTCGACGGTCTGCTCACCCGCCTGCTCGCCGAACTGCCGGCCGAGCACCCACCGCTGTTGCTGGTGCTCGACGAGTTCGAGGCGCTGCGCAACCGCGAGGTGATCGCCGCGCTGCGCTTCTTCCTGCGCAACACGCCGCCCTGGCTGACCCTGCTGGTGTGCAGCCGCGGCCTGCCAGACCTGGGCGTGGCCGAGCTGCGGGTCAAGCGTCAGCTCCTGGCGCTGGACGCCAGCCACCTGGCCTTCGAGCTGGACGAGGTGCAGTCGCTGCTCGAACTGGGCCTGCCGATCGCCATCAACCGCGAGCAGGTCGAGCGCCTCAACCGGCGCATCGGCGGCTGGCCCTGCGCGCTGCAGCTGACCCTGCAGGAGGTGCAGACCGGGCGTGGCATGGACCTGTTTCTCGAGGCGCTGCAACTCGGCCATCCCTACGTGCGCGACTATTTCCGCGAGCAGGTGCTCTACGGTCTGGACGGCGCCACCCAGGATTTTCTGCAGTCCACCTGCCTGCTCGAGCGCTTCAGCGCGCCGCTGGCCGACCGCCTGACCGACAGCTGCAACGGCCGCGAGATGCTGGAAAACCTCGAGCGCAGCGGCCTGTTCATCCAGGCGGTGGACCCGCTGCGTCAATGGTTTGCCTACCACCCGCTGTTCGCCAGCTTCCTGCGCAACGAGCTGTCCACCCATCATCCGCAGCGCATGGGCGAACTGCACCTGCGCGCCGCCGAGGCGCTGCTCGAGGAGAAGATGGCCGAGGAGGCCGCCCGCCATGCGCTGCTGGCGCATGATCCGCAGCGAGTGGCGCAGATTCTCGAGACCCACGGCCGTCACTTCTATCGCCAGGGGCGTCTGGAGCTGCTGCAGCGCTGCCTGGCCGTGCTGCCGGAGAGCCGCGTGGCCGAGTCGCCGCTGTTCACCCTGTTGCAGGCCTGGGCCTCGCAGAACCAGTACCAGAGCGATCAGGTCGAGCGCTGGCTGCAGGCCGGCGAGGCGGTGCAGCGCGAGCAGTTCAGTGCCGAGCAGTGGCAGCGCATCGAGGCCGAATACCAGGCGGTGCGTGCCCAGGTGGCGATCAACCAGGGCGACCAGCAGCGTGCCATGGCCTTCGCCCGCCAGGCGCTGGCGCTCGAGCCGCTGACCATGCGCACCTCGCGGGTGGCGGCGCTGTCGGTGCTGGCCGAGTCGCACTTCGTCCAGGGCGATCTGGCCAAGGCCCAGCATCAGCACGAGGAAAACGTGCGCCGCGCGCAGCAGATCAACGCCTCGCACCCGGTGCTGTGGAGCCTCGGCCAGCTGTCGGAGATCGCCGTCGCCCAGGGCCACCTGCAGAAGGCCTACAACCTGCAGGAACGGGCACTGCAGTACATCGAGCAGGAAAAGCTGCCGGTCACCCCGATCATGGAATTCATTCACCGCGTGCGCGGCCAGGTGCTGCTGGAATGGCACCACCTCGATGCCGCCGAGCAGTGCGCCCTGCAGGGGCTGGAGATACTCGATACGGTGGGCGACCACTGGTTCCTGCAGTGCTACGTGCTGCTCGCCCGCGTCGCCCATGCGCGCGGCCAGCAGAGCCAGTGCGCCGACTACATCGGCCGGCTCAAGACGCTGCTGGCCGGCGACGACTACCACATCGACTGGCAGGCCAACGCCCACGCGGTGATGCTCACCTACTGGGACTCGACCCAGGACAAGGACAGCATCCGCCAGTGGCTTGCCACCGCGCCGCCGCTCAAGCCGGGGGCCAACCACTTCGCCCAGGGCAACGCGCGCAACCATGTGCGCGCCTACCTGGCGCTGAACCAGGGGGACCGCGCGCTGCCGATCCTGCGTCAACTGCAGCTCGATGCCGAGCGCCACCAGCTGGTGATGGACCAGAACCGCAACCATATCCTCCAGGCGCTGGCCTACTGGCAGCGCGAGGAACGCCAGAGCAGTCTCGATCATCTGCACCAGGCGCTGACCCTGGCCAGCGGCACCGGCGCCATCGGCAGCTTCCTGCGCCTGGGCAAGCCGCTGATCGCCATGCTCAAGGCGCTGCAGCACGAGCGTCGCCTCGACGAGCTGGAACACCAGCGCGCCGAACGCCTGATCCAGCTGGCCCAGCAGCAGCGCGACTTCAGCCGGGCGATCCGCATCACCCTGGACGAGGCGGTGATCCAGGACATCATCAACCGCCCCGACGTGCCCGAGCTGATCCGCCATTCGCCGCTGACCCGGCGCGAATGGCAGGTGCTCAGCCTGATTCACGCCGGGCTGTCCAACGAGCAGATCTCCGAACACCTCAACGTCGCCCCGACCACCATCAAGACGCATATCCGCAGCCTCTACCAGAAGCTCGCCATCACCCAGCGCAGCGAAGCGGTGCAGCTGGCGCGCAGCCTGTTGAGCAAGATCCAGGGCGAGTAG